Proteins co-encoded in one Oxyura jamaicensis isolate SHBP4307 breed ruddy duck chromosome 7, BPBGC_Ojam_1.0, whole genome shotgun sequence genomic window:
- the SLC4A10 gene encoding sodium-driven chloride bicarbonate exchanger isoform X3, producing the protein MRANSIEEIADMILDQQVGSGQLSEDVRHRVHEALLKQHHHQNQKKLSNRIPIVRSFADIGKKQSEPHSMDKNAGQIVSPQSAPACIENKNDVSRENSTVDFSKVDLHFMKKIPPGAEASNILVGELEFLDRAVVAFVRLSPAVLLTGLAEVPIPTRFLFILLGPLGKGQQYHEIGRSIATLMTDEVFHDVAYKAKDRNDLVSGIDEFLDQVTVLPPGEWDPTIRIEPPKNVPSQEKRKIPGVPNGTAAHGDPEQPGGHSGPELQRTGKFFGGLILDIKRKAPFFWSDFRDALSLQCLASFLFLYCACMSPVITFGGLLGEATEGRISAIESLFGASMTGIAYSLFGGQPLTILGSTGPVLVFEKILFKFCKEYGLSYLSLRASIGLWTAILCIILVATDASSLVCYITRFTEEAFASLICIIFIYEALEKLFHLSETYPINMHNDLDLLTKYSCNCVEPEHPSNKTLQYWQDYNISASNVPWGNLTVSECKKFHGEFVGRACGHHGPYVPDVLFWSVILFFSTVTLSSTLKQFKTSRYFPTKVRSVVSDFAVFLTILSMVLIDYAIGIPSPKLQVPNAFKPTRDDRGWFITPLGPNPWWTVIAAVIPALLCTILIFMDQQITAVIINRKEHKLKKGCGYHLDLLMVAVMLGVCSIMGLPWFVAATVLSISHVNSLKLESECSAPGEQPKFLGIREQRVTGLMIFILMGSSVFLTSILKFIPMPVLYGVFLYMGASSLKGIQLFDRIKLFWMPAKHQPDFIYLRHVPLRKVHLFTVIQLSCLVLLWIIKVSRAAIVFPMMVLALVFVRKLMDFFFTKRELSWLDDLMPESKKKKLEDAEKEEEQSMLAMEEEGTVQLPLEGHYRDDPSVINISDEMAKTAVWKTLLISSENAKEKESSFPSKS; encoded by the exons atatgattCTGGATCAGCAGGTGGGCTCTGGACAGCTCAGTGAGGATGTTCGTCACAGAGTGCATGAGGCGTTGCTGAAACAGCATCACCATCAGAACCAGAAGAAACTGAGCAACAGGATCCCGATTGTGAGATCCTTTGCTGATATTGGAAAGAAGCAGTCTGAGCCACATTCCATGGATAAAAATG CAGGTCAGATTGTTTCCCCACAGTCTGCTCCAGCCtgtattgaaaacaaaaatgatgtgAGCAGAGAAAATAGCACTGTTGACTTTAGCAAG GTTGACCTACACTTCATGAAAAAGATACCTCCTGGAGCTGAAGCATCAAACATCTTAGTTGGTGAACTGGAGTTCCTGGACCGTGCAGTTGTTGCTTTTGTTAGGTTAtctcctgcagtgctgcttaCAGGACTAGCTGAAGTTCCAATTCCAACTAG atttttgtttattcttcttGGACCATTGGGTAAAGGGCAACAATACCATGAGATTGGAAGATCAATTGCAACACTAATGACAGATGAG gtGTTCCATGATGTTGCTTACAAAGCAAAAGATCGTAATGACTTGGTGTCTGGAATAGATGAGTTTCTTGATCAAGTTACAGTTCTCCCTCCTGGAGAATGGGACCCAACAATTCGAATAGAGCCACCTAAAAATGTTCCCTCTCAG GAGAAGCGTAAGATCCCAGGAGTGCCAAATggaactgcagcccatggggaTCCAGAACAACCCGGAGGGCACTCTGGACCAGAATTGCAACGCACTGGAAA attttttggAGGATTGATTTtagatataaaaagaaaagctccgTTCTTCTGGAGTGACTTCAGGGATGCTCTCAGTCTACAGTGTCTGGCATCGTTTTTATTTCTCTACTGTGCTTGCATGTCTCCTGTCATCACATTTGGTGGTCTACTAGGAGAAGCAACTGAAGGTCGTATA AGTGCAATAGAATCGCTGTTTGGAGCATCCATGACTGGAATTGCTTACTCTCTCTTTGGTGGGCAGCCCCTCACTATACTTGGCAGCACAGGACCGGTATTAGTGTTTGAGAAGATCTTATTCAAATTTTGCAA agagtATGGATTGTCATATCTTTCCCTGAGAGCTAGCATTGGACTGTGGACTGCAATCCTGTGCATCATCCTTGTTGCAACTGATGCAAGCTCCCTAGTCTGTTACATTACACGGTTTACTGAAGAAGCTTTTGCTTCTCTTATCtgcatcattttcatttatgaGGCCTTAGAGAAGCTGTTTCatctcagtgagacatacccAATCAACATGCATAATGATTTGGATCTTCTGACTAAATACTC atgCAATTGTGTAGAACCAGAACATCCTAGCAATAAAACCTTACAGTACTGGCAGGACTACAATATATCTGCATCTAACGTGCCATGGGGGAACCTAACTGTGTCA GAATGTAAAAAGTTTCATGGAGAGTTTGTTGGACGAGCCTGTGGTCATCATGGCCCTTATGTTCCAGATGTCCTCTTCTGGTCTGTCATCTTATTCTTTTCTACAGTAACTCTGTCATCCACACTGAAGCAGTTCAAAACTAGCCGATACTTCCCAACAAAG GTGCGATCTGTTGTCAGCgattttgctgtctttctcaCTATTTTGTCCATGGTTTTAATTGACTATGCCATTGGGATTCCATCACCAAAACTTCAGGTTCCAAATGCTTTTAAG CCCACCAGAGATGATCGTGGATGGTTTATTACTCCTTTGGGGCCTAATCCTTGGTGGACAGTCATTGCTGCTGTAATTCCAGCCCTGCTTTGTACTATCCTTATCTTTATGGACCAGCAGATCACAGCTGTCattataaatagaaaagaacaCAAACTAAAG aaaggaTGCGGATACCATCTTGACTTGCTCATGGTGGCAGTCATGCTTGGAGTGTGCTCTATTATGGGACTGCCATGGTTTGTTGCAGCCACTGTCCTCTCTATTTCCCACGTGAATAGCTTAAAACTGGAATCGGAGTGTTCTGCTCCGGGGGAACAGCCAAAATTTCTTGGAATCCGGGAGCAAAGAGTCACAGGACTCATGATTTTTATCCTGATGGGCTCATCTGTCTTTTTGACAAGTATTCTGAAG TTTATTCCTATGCCAGTACTTTATGGAGTATTTCTTTACATGGGTGCTTCATCTCTAAAGGGAATTCAG CTTTTTGACAGGATAAAGTTATTCTGGATGCCTGCAAAGCATCAGccagattttatttatctgaGGCATGTTCCTCTTAGAAAAGTCCATCTCTTCACTGTAATTCAGCTGAGTTGTCTTGTACTCCTGTGGATTATAAAGGTTTCAAGAGCTGCAATTGTCTTTCCCATGAtg GTCCTAGCTTTGGTATTTGTCCGAAAActcatggatttcttttttacGAAACGGGAGCTCAGTTGGTTAGATGATTTGATGCCTGAgagcaagaagaagaaactaGAAGATGCTGAGAAAGAG